From a single Brassica rapa cultivar Chiifu-401-42 chromosome A01, CAAS_Brap_v3.01, whole genome shotgun sequence genomic region:
- the LOC103857136 gene encoding uncharacterized protein LOC103857136, with protein sequence MDSEDTKRQKRVFSLLALRFCTVIVFSVIIFFILSFILGVLVIILGELWVSSPSSASLASRCKILSSSVDLRSSKVCGIGLLNVKAQHVFHPFERDKFRCRYDYYWASVFKVEYKDHLMGQTRLAFSEAPNEALPPECRPNFGAALLTKDNFKVNETYDCWYTIGIPKIKLYQDGFFGCQASDLSFTDIFKQYAVLLSKLLQSWFNGKGRPKYWRYDVIAGIVSGFSTSIIAVFVVRILSNAKSWFPRACCSVKSKLSKVNLLVQVKRACLVIAYFYILGWMATQYLKILFPKA encoded by the exons ATGGATTCGGAAGATACGAAGAGGCAAAAGAGGGTTTTCTCTTTGTTAGCTTTAAGATTCTGTACAGTGATAGTATTCTccgtcatcatcttcttcatcttgtcGTTTATATTAGGAGTATTAGTGATTATACTCGGTGAATTGTGggtttcttctccttcctccgCCTCTCTTGCTTCCCGCTGCAAGATTCTTTCCAGCT CGGTTGATCTTAGGTCTTCTAAAGTGTGCGGTATTGGACTTTTGAATGTCAAGGCACAACATGTGTTTCACCCTTTTGAGAGAGATAAGTTCAGATGTCGCTATGATTACTATTGGGCTTCTGTCTTTAAG GTGGAATATAAAGATCACTTAATGGGTCAAACAAGGCTAGCCTTCTCAGAAGCACCTAATGAAGCCCTTCCTCCTGAGTGCAGACCTAACTTTGGTGCTGCTTTGCTTACCAAAGATAACTTCAAG GTGAACGAGACTTACGATTGCTGGTACACAATAGGGATACCAAAAATCAAGCTTTATCAGGACGGCTTTTTCGGTTGCCAAGCAAGTGATCTCTCTTTCACAGACATTTTTAAACAATACGCTGTCTT GCTGTCTAAGTTATTACAGTCCTGGTTTAATGGAAAAGGAAGACCAAAGTACTGGAGATATGACGTGATCGCTGGCATTGTATCTGGCTTCTCAACCTCCATCATCGCAGTCTTCGTCGTACGGATCTTAAGTAATGCAAAGTCTTGGTTCCCGCGAGCTTGTTGTTCGGTTAAGAGCAAGCTTTCTAAGGTGAATCTCTTGGTACAAGTGAAGCGTGCGTGTTTGGTCATTGCTTACTTCTACATTCTCGGATGGATGGCTACGCAGTACCTGAAAATTCTTTTTCCAAAGGCTTAG
- the LOC103857128 gene encoding serine/threonine-protein phosphatase 6 regulatory ankyrin repeat subunit A, with protein sequence MAGGSGGGTSGASADLHSAARSGDLAAVQLIVSSNPLAVNSRDKHSRTPLHLAAWAGHNEVVSYLCKNKADVGAAAVDDMGAIHFASQKGHLEVVRTLLSVGVSLKSITRKGLTPLHYAAQGSHLDLVKYLVKKGANVRATTKTGKNPADVAGNPETQTFLEECEEQARKDKVKNSQKKTEEVKPESYDVEGADKGLKRKDSEDGNEEGELEEASSKAKKPKVVLRHLQESDDTEADQEEETEEPTNGTST encoded by the exons ATGGCAGGCGGAAGCGGCGGCGGAACATCAGGAGCATCGGCGGATCTTCACTCCGCGGCGAGATCCGGTGATTTAGCGGCAGTTCAGCTAATCGTCAGCTCTAATCCTTTGGCCGTCAATTCGAGGGATAAGCATTCTCGGACTCC ACTACACTTAGCAGCATGGGCAGGCCACAACGAGGTCGTGAGCTACTTATGCAAGAACAAAGCCGATGTTGGTGCTGCAGCAGTAGACGATATGGGTGCTATCCACTTTGCTTCTCAAAAGGGACACTTGGAAGTTGTGAGAACTCTACTCTCCGTTGGGGTTTCTTTGAAATCCATCACTCGCAAGGGACTTACACCTCTTCACTACGCTGCTCAAGGTTCTCACTTGGACCTCGTCAAGTACTTGGTCAAGAAAGGAGCCAATGTCAGAGCCACCACAAAGACCGGGAAGAATCCTGCGGATGTTGCTGGTAACCCTGAAACCCAAACCTTCCTTGAAGAATGTGAAGAGCAGGCGAGGAAAGACAAGGTGAAGAACAGTCAGAAAAAGACGGAGGAAGTGAAACCAGAGAGTTATGATGTTGAAGGAGCTGACAAGGGTTTGAAAAGAAAGGATTCTGAGGATGGGAACGAGGAGGGGGAGTTGGAAGAAGCTTCTTCTAAAGCGAAAAAGCCAAAAGTTGTTCTTCGTCATCTTCAGGAGAGTGATGACACAGAAgctgatcaagaagaagaaactgagGAACCAACCAATGGAACTTCAACTTGA